A stretch of the Aegilops tauschii subsp. strangulata cultivar AL8/78 chromosome 4, Aet v6.0, whole genome shotgun sequence genome encodes the following:
- the LOC109743770 gene encoding aspartic proteinase PCS1, producing the protein MDMDSFIVLLFLSLARAEAASLGVGREGRAGGAVLLPLRLQQVAAPPRAPANRLRFRHNVSLTVSVAVGTPPQNVTMVLDTGSELSWLLCNGSSVSPPAPFNSSASLTYGAVACSSPACVWRGRDLPVRPFCDAPPSTACRVSISYADASSADGLLVADTFVLGAQAVPVLFGCITSYSSSTATNNNATDPSEAATGLLGMNRGSLSFVTQTATLRFAYCIAPGEEPGILLLGGDGGSAPPLNYTPLIEISQPLPYFDRVAYSVQLEGIRVGRALLAIPKSVLTPDHTGAGQTMVDSGTQFTFLLADAYAALKGEFLNQTRSLLAPLGEPGFVFQSAFDACFRGPEERVSAASRLLPEVGLVLRGAEVAVAGEKLLYSVPGERRGEEGEEAVWCLTFGNSDMAGMSAYVIGHHHQQDVWVEYDLQNGRVGFAPARCELATKRLGAQV; encoded by the coding sequence ATGGACATGGACTCGTTTATCgttctcctcttcctctctcttGCGAGAGCGGAGGCGGCGAGCCTCGGCGTTGGTAGAGAAGGTAGGGCTGGGGGAGCGGTTCTTCTTCCGCTCAGGCTGCAGCAGGTGGCGGCCCCGCCGCGAGCGCCGGCGAACCGGCTGCGGTTCCGCCACAATGTGAGCCTGACGGTGTCGGTGGCTGTCGGCACGCCGCCGCAGAACGTCACGATGGTGCTCGACACGGGCAGCGAGCTCTCCTGGCTGCTCTGCAACGGGAGCTCCGTGTCGCCGCCTGCGCCGTTCAATTCGTCAGCTTCTTTGACGTACGGCGCGGTCGcctgctcgtcgccggcgtgcgTGTGGCGCGGACGTGACCTGCCCGTCCGCCCGTTCTGTGACGCGCCGCCGTCCACCGCCTGCCGCGTCTCCATCTCCTACGCAGACGCCTCCTCGGCCGACGGCCTCCTGGTTGCCGACACTTTCGTCCTCGGAGCCCAGGCCGTGCCCGTCCTGTTCGGCTGCATCACCTCCTATTCCTCCAGCACGGCCACCAACAACAATGCCACGGACCCGTCGGAGGCGGCGACCGGCCTCCTCGGCATGAACCGTGGCAGCCTGTCCTTCGTGACGCAGACGGCGACCCTCCGCTTCGCCTACTGTATCGCCCCCGGCGAAGAACCCGGCATCCTCCTcctcggcggcgacggcggctcgGCCCCGCCACTTAACTACACGCCGCTGATAGAGATCTCCCAGCCGCTGCCGTACTTCGACAGGGTGGCCTACTCCGTGCAGCTGGAGGGCATCCGCGTGGGGCGCGCCCTTCTCGCCATCCCCAAGTCCGTGCTCACGCCGGACCACACGGGCGCCGGGCAGACAATGGTGGACTCCGGCACGCAGTTCACCTTCCTCCTGGCCGACGCCTACGCGGCGCTCAAGGGCGAATTCCTGAACCAGACGCGGTCGCTGCTCGCCCCGCTCGGCGAGCCGGGCTTCGTGTTCCAGAGCGCGTTCGACGCGTGCTTCCGCGGGCCGGAGGAGCGAGTGTCGGCGGCAAGCCGGCTTCTCCCCGAGGTGGGCCTGGTACTCCGCGGCGCGGAGGTGGCCGTGGCCGGGGAGAAGCTCCTGTACAGTGTACCCGGCGAGCGGcgcggggaggagggggaggaggctgTGTGGTGCCTGACGTTCGGGAACTCGGACATGGCGGGCATGTCGGCGTACGTGATCgggcaccaccaccagcaggacGTGTGGGTGGAGTACGACCTTCAGAACGGCCGGGTCGGCTTCGCGCCGGCGCGCTGTGAGCTCGCCACCAAGCGCCTCGGCGCCCAAGTGTAG